In Crassostrea angulata isolate pt1a10 chromosome 4, ASM2561291v2, whole genome shotgun sequence, one genomic interval encodes:
- the LOC128179622 gene encoding unconventional myosin-XVI-like isoform X9, which translates to MEQSILQSLSTPHRQKVTRQLRKEQVKRYLDHIKQGSVRRERKENQKKTRVEFQKIFLLQEAVESFNDREVARLLNQGVDKNFVTGNDTSLLHKCVEEENYSAAELLIREGVNINAGDVDGWTPLHMACHCQAVDMVHLILNNGGDATRLDVDGFFPHDHAPEDSETREIMQQHMESKGISEKDLQEVRLKVPLEMFTEVKDHLSHGGNPNKENENGITLLHIACANGYRKVIRLLLKHGADVNQADNDGWTSLHIAARYNQMRVVQTLLRSGADPLMSDSVGCTPSQVTTNNEIRALLTKAERKQRKLSSWRDSELPDNLDDDADIDADEETMMGHLVRINSKNVRPRHTTIAKEDEMLELRQREESVNQAQEVIRADDSYVTLGADDTDVTQTVDDVYEEIYVSKLWRNVDESKTQLPPVMESDNLTDLAVISEKSALESIQERFTAGQIYTLIGDILIAVNPFTEMYIYSKEVSQRYHGKSSAPLPPHVYKVAERAHDCMLSTQTSQCCVISGESGAGKTETCKYLIQHLVFIAGSDESNLNSKISQVNPVLEAFGNARTVVNSNSSRFAKFMQLSFNGKGRIVGANLTEFLLEKSRVVLRGEGELSFHIFYWMFSGISPEEANLYHLHDISKHRYLAQGGADVKSRINTNNKEKFWELKQCLQYIGFTSDEIQKILQLLAALLHLGDVTFGSHGNHDAATIANPDQLDLVSEMLEVPSEELGSALVSEFTVTRGEQIRKDRTRQQAGDCRDALAKAVYGRLFSWIVNGINQMIHPIDPSSDKFQIGILDIFGFENFTRNSFEQMCINLANEQMQSYANEYIFMKEQEDCLLEGVPLVELNYKNNQPIIDTFMERNAGILAIIDEESRFPKGTDISLATKLHQGPGEKYPEVYKIPKDKGPSFTVVHYAGVVKYDLIGVLEKNRDTLPNAVLCTMKTSNCLQVKELFQSRMTRTGSLAPSARQQRSRKSRQSPFEFFKKLKGGKSKTKNVTPVVPYEKKGPSTMAYHFKNSLSDLLSQIQAASPHIIRCIRPNIHRTPRHFVPEYVLAQMRYTGIAETIKIKKHGYSARLKFRDFLVVFDTLRTVLVPPYSMISDEQKCREVIKFCGLGSETQSHQVTIGKSKLFFHDADLRKLDQISNKVKEQVIICQSAVRKYLAKKRYAKLQTKSAEENERKVQEFCHQMALQHDKVTSWIQFQRGHDEGRVRNTKKAEKETDLGGSGESLNEILSQYDEVLGKYQDDDDSEEDDSYADVLNVITDMSVQHSRGLPPPPCGAVIMRDNPPPNPKEMYAQAGIYDVIPGEKATKRPAPPKRSASTRLSSGRDRVSVSSDDAVFLDEHHRPTNQNSPLLSPRLSRSNHHQQHHPQMRRSSSPGQPRQAVPSPNQSRPFSYFSPPSTPSQPPSNTPHLISPGSPTYEPIHQPGHPHNGHHHSTHHHHHRPRVSSNVEVRALSPSRHGQHQRHSAGGSPKSSKRQSMPVKPVAPPQQVRDVNFPQHVSPLNPQHVRDANFPHHVQPLAAHQHSVPQGQETDPSGRRPRAPSFPAPPTPLSGSIRSQGSRRSPSPPLPPPPLQPNVRPMNIRHSTEVIHTRVSEPPTPPPISKIPGTRSSVSSFELGKRSREGSVESPLQSPTHHTGYHGNTDQFSLASQLTKVKLKTGAVPPPQEKTSFKQQAAMGIAAELVLKKTPLRHSPKEAPPQKTPDENREISPEALLKKLNPVKRTEGSKTSPDNETGTAVNFLSKLRPTGGQKPWEKDPSPTLDSADVVMDVMTSSIDEEPLPPEPLVEEEPVEELPLPPPPPTEDSEPVQPQPGVALDTPSTTTNKKRMIFEKEKKDIGDNMDIDLDEIDYSQIPGYVPITNAVPNWKKDMIIKKNEEKVREYVEELRRKKAEALKWKDVPEWKKKMLEKKEQQKREQDSAMTQAQREEEERKREARRRQLEMQAQMEKELADVPEWKREIMMKKGGAPTNWGDEREDINRDENNEENQNYE; encoded by the exons ATGGAACAGTCCATTCTACAGTCTCTGTCTACCCCTCACCGCCAAAAGGTCACCAGACAGCTACGGAAGGAGCAGGTGAAGCGTTACCTGGACCACATCAAACAGGGGAGCGTCCGGAGAGAGCGCAAGGAAAACCAGAAGAAAACCAGGGTTGAGTTTCAGAAAATCTTTCTACTGCAGGAAGCTGTGGAGAGCTTTAATGATAGAGAGG TTGCTCGGCTCCTGAACCAAGGAGTGGACAAGAACTTTGTGACCGGCAATGACACATCCTTATTGCATAAA TGTGTGGAGGAGGAGAACTATTCGGCCGCTGAGCTGTTGATTCGTGAGGGCGTGAACATCAATGCAGGGGACGTGGATGGCTGGACGCCATTACACATGGCTTGTCACTGCCAGGCCGTGGACATGGTCCATCTAATCCTCAAT AATGGGGGTGATGCCACGCGTTTGGATGTGGATGGGTTTTTTCCGCATGACCATGCTCCAGAGGACTCAGAAACAAGGGAGATAATGCAGCAACACATGGAGAGTAAAG GCATCAGTGAGAAAGACCTACAGGAGGTCCGATTGAAGGTTCCCCTGGAAATGTTCACTGAGGTCAAGGACCACCTCTCTCATGGAGGGAATCCAAACAAGGAGAATGAAAACGGAATCACCCTG CTCCATATTGCCTGTGCCAATGGGTACAGAAAGGTCATACGACTGCTTCTGAAGCATGGAGCTGACGTCAACCAAGCAGATAATGATGGATGGACGTCTCTTCATATTGCAGCCAGATATAACCAG ATGAGGGTTGTCCAGACACTGCTGAGGTCTGGGGCAGATCCTCTGATGTCGGACTCCGTCGGCTGTACCCCCTCACAAGTCACCACCAATAACGAAATCCGCGCTCTGCTGACCAAAGCTGAGAGGAAGCAGAGGAAACTGTCATCATGGCGAGACTCAGAGCTACCCGATAATCTGGATGATGATGCTGACATAGACGCTGATGAAGAGACCATGATGGGTCATCTTGTGCGCATCAACAGCAAAAATGT TCGCCCTCGTCACACAACGATCGCCAAAGAAGACGAGATGCTGGAGCTGAGGCAGAGGGAGGAGAGTGTGAACCAGGCACAGGAAGTCATCAGAGCAGACGACAGTTATGTCACACTGGGAGCAGACGACACTGATGTCACTCAGACAGTAGATGATGTCTACGAGGAAATATACGTCTCCAAATTATGGCGGAATGTGGATGAATCCAAG ACTCAGCTTCCTCCGGTAATGGAGTCGGACAATCTCACAGATCTTGCTGTTATCTCGGAGAAATCAGCCCTAGAAAGTATCCAGGAAAGGTTCACTGCTGGTCAGATCTAT ACCCTTATAGGAGACATTTTGATTGCTGTCAACCCTTTTACagaaatgtacatttattctaAAGAG GTGTCTCAGAGATACCATGGTAAGAGTTCTGCCCCCTTACCTCCACACGTGTATAAAGTAGCGGAGCGCGCTCACGATTGTATGCTCTCTACACAGACCTCTCAATGCTGCGTCATCTCCGGAGAAAGTGGTGCCGGAAAAACGGAGACGTGTAAATATCTCATACAGCACCTAGTGTTCATTGCAGGGAGTGATGAAAGCAACCTCAACAGCAAGATATCACAG GTGAACCCTGTCTTGGAAGCCTTTGGCAATGCCAGAACTGTGGTGAACTCTAATTCAAGTCGATTCGCCAAGTTTATGCAGCTCAGCTTTAATGGAAAGGGAAGAATTGTTGGAG CCAATCTGACAGAGTTCTTGTTAGAGAAATCCAGGGTGGTTTTACGAGGCGAGGGGGAGCTAAGCTTTCACATCTTTTACTGGATGTTTTCTGGGATTTCACCTGAGGAAGCTAACCTTTATCACCTGCATGACATCTCAAAACACAG GTATCTGGCACAGGGGGGGGCGGACGTGAAGAGTCGGATTAATACAAACAACAAGGAGAAGTTCTGGGAGCTGAAGCAATGTCTGCAGTATATAGGATTCACCTCCGAT GAAATCCAGAAAATACTTCAGCTCTTGGCCGCTCTTCTTCATCTTGGTGATGTCACATTTGGTAGTCATGGAAACCATGATGCAGCAACCATTGCCAACCCAGACCAACTTGACTTAG TCTCCGAGATGTTGGAGGTGCCCAGTGAAGAGTTGGGATCTGCCCTAGTATCTGAGTTCACTGTAACAAGAG GGGAACAGATAAGAAAGGACCGGACCAGACAGCAGGCCGGGGACTGTAGGGACGCGCTCGCTAAAGCCGTCTATGGCCGACTGTTCAGCTGGATCGTCAACGGGATTAACCAGATGATCCACCCCATAGACCCCAG TAGTGACAAGTTTCAGATTGGGATTCTAGACATCTTTGGTTTTGAGAATTTCACAAGAAACAGTTTTGAACAG ATGTGTATCAATCTGGCCAATGAGCAGATGCAAAGCTATGCAAATGAATACATATTCATGAAGGAGCAAGAGGACTGCTTGTTAGAAGGCGTGCCATTGGTGGAACTAAACTACAAAAACAACCAGCCGATCATTGATACTTTTATGGAG AGAAATGCTGGAATACTGGCCATAATAGATGAAGAGAGCCGATTTCCAAAAGGAACAGATATTTCACTGGCCACCAAACTACATCAGGGCCCAG GAGAAAAATATCCTGAGGTTTACAAGATACCAAAGGACAAGGGGCCGAGTTTTACTGTCGTCCATTACGCTGGAGTTGTGAAGTATGATCTGATTGGGGTGCTTGAGAAAAATCGGGACACACTTCCAAATGCTGTGCTCTGTACAATGAAGA CCAGTAACTGCCTCCAGGTGAAGGAGCTGTTCCAGAGCCGGATGACCCGGACTGGTTCCCTCGCTCCCAGTGCTCGGCAACAGCGATCCAGAAAATCCAGACAGTCaccttttgaattttttaagaaaCTCAAGGGAGGCAAATCTAAAACG AAAAACGTGACTCCTGTGGTACCTTACGAGAAGAAAGGACCATCTACCATGGCCTACCATTTCAAG AACTCCCTGTCGGATCTCTTGTCTCAGATCCAGGCAGCATCCCCCCACATCATCCGCTGTATCCGACCAAACATCCATCGGACGCCCCGCCATTTTGTCCCCGAGTACGTCCTCGCTCAGATGAGGTACACTGGGATTGCGGAGACGATAAAGATCAAGAAACATGGCTACAGCGCAAGACTTAAGTTTAGGGACTTTCTTGTTGT ATTTGACACCCTTAGGACAGTATTGGTTCCACCTTACAGCATGATCTCAGACGAACAGAAATGTAGGGAGGTCATCAAGTTCTGTGGACTTGGCTCAGAAACTCAAAGTCACCAGGTGACA ATTGGGAAGTCTAAGCTATTTTTCCATGATGCAGATTTGAGGAAATTGGATCAAATATCCAATAAAGTGAAAGAGCAGGTCATCATCTGCCAGTCAG CTGTGAGaaaatatttggccaagaaaaGATATGCAAAACTCCAGACAAAATCAGCAGAGGAGAATGAGAGAAAAGTTCAGGAGTTCTGTCACCAGATGGCACTGCAGCATGATAAGGTCACTTCCTGGATACAGTTTCAGAGAGGGCATGATGAGGGCAGAGTTCGAAATACAAAAAAGGCAGAAAA GGAGACTGATTTGGGAGGATCTGGAGAGAGTCTGAATGAGATACTAAGTCAGTATGATGAAGTGCTAGGAAAATACCAAG ATGATGATGACAGTGAGGAGGATGATTCCTACGCTGATGTCTTGAACGTGATCACGGACATGAGTGTTCAGCATAGTCGGGGGTTACCTCCCCCTCCCTGTGGGGCCGTGATCATGCGAGATAACCCGCCCCCTAACCCAAAGGAGATGTATGCTCAGGCTGGTATCTATGATGTCATTCCTGGGGAGAAG GCCACCAAGAGACCAGCTCCTCCCAAACGGAGCGCAAGTACGAGACTCAGCTCGGGCAGGGACAGG GTATCTGTATCAAGTGACGATGCAGTTTTCTTGGATGAACATCACAGACCGACCAATCAAAACTCACCTCTATTGTCCCCAAGGTTATCTAGGTCAAATCATCATCAGCAGCATCACCCCCAGATGAGGAGGTCTTCATCCCCTGGGCAGCCAAGGCAGGCTGTCCCATCCCCCAACCAGTCCCGCCCCTTCTCCTACTTCTCCCCACCATCTACCCCCTCCCAGCCACCAAGTAACACCCCACATCTGATTTCACCAGGGTCACCAACGTATGAGCCCATTCACCAGCCCGGCCACCCTCACAATGGGCATCACCACTCcacccaccaccaccaccaccgaCCACGTGTGTCTTCCAATGTAGAAGTCAGAGCGTTGTCCCCCTCGCGGCATGGTCAGCATCAGAGGCACTCAGCAGGGGGGTCCCCTAAGTCTTCCAAAAGACAGTCCATGCCGGTTAAACCAGTAGCCCCTCCCCAACAAGTCAGGGATGTAAATTTCCCCCAGCATGTGAGTCCACTCAACCCTCAACATGTCAGGGATGCAAACTTTCCCCACCATGTTCAGCCTCTTGCTGCCCATCAGCACAGTGTGCCACAAGGACAAGAGACCGACCCCTCAGGGAGGAGACCGAGGGCACCTAGTTTCCCTGCCCCTCCAACACCCCTCTCTGGCAGTATCAGGTCCCAGGGAAGCAGGAGGTCCCCCTCCCCACCCTTACCCCCACCCCCACTACAACCCAATGTTCGACCAATGAACATTAGACACAGTACAGAGGTTATACACACACGTGTGAGTGAACCACCAACTCCACCCCCCATCTCCAAAATCCCAGGGACAAGGTCCTCCGTGTCATCATTTGAGCTGGGGAAAAGATCTCGCGAGGGGTCAGTGGAGAGTCCCCTACAGTCCCCCACTCACCATACAGGTTACCATGGCAATACTGACCAGTTTAGCCTGGCCTCTCAGCTTACCAAAGTAAAGCTTAAAACAGGGGCAGTGCCTCCGCCACAGGAGAAGACGAGCTTCAAACAGCAGGCCGCCATGGGAATAGCTGCAGAACTAGTACTGAAGAAAACTCCTTTAAGACATAGTCCGAAAGAAGCTCCCCCCCAAAAGACTCCGGATGAGAATCGAGAGATTTCCCCTGAGGCCCTCCTCAAGAAACTCAATCCAGTAAAACGTACAG AGGGAAGTAAGACTAGTCCAGACAATGAGACAGGGACAGCCGTAAACTTCCTGTCAAAGCTCCGACCCACAGGGGGACAAAAACCCTGGGAAAAAG ACCCCTCTCCCACTTTGGACTCTGCTGATGTTGTCATGGATGTTATGACATCATCAATAGATGAAGAACCCCTCCCCCCTGAGCCCCTGGTGGAAGAAGAACCAGTTGAGGAGCTCCCattaccccctccccctcccactGAAGACAGCGAACCAGTCCAGCCACAACCTGGGGTTGCCTTGGATACTCCATCAACAACcaccaataaaaaaagaatgatatttgagaaagagaaaaaag ATATTGGTGACAATATGGACATCGATCTAGATGAAATTG ATTACAGTCAAATCCCTGGTTACGTTCCGATTACTAACGCCGTTCCAAACTGGAAAAAAGACATGATCATCaagaaaaatgaagaaaaagtcAGGGAATATGTG GAGGAGCTTAGGCGGAAGAAGGCAGAGGCCCTGAAGTGGAAGGATGTCCCTGAgtggaagaaaaaaatgttagagAAGAAGGAACAGCAAAAGCGGGAACAGGATTCGGCTATGACACAAGCA